CAACGGATCGTTTCGGCCCACGCAGGATATTTGTGCCTTGCGCAGTCTGATGCGGCATCGGGAGAACCTGGGCCACAGTGCGGGGCGAGCCGTCCAACACATGCAGCAGGCGCTCCAGCAAATGAACGTGCACTTGCATCACGCCGTGAGCGATCTGGACGGCCAGACCGGATTGAGGATTGTGGATGCGATCCTGGCCGGGCAGCGGGATCCCAAGAAGCTGGTCGAGTTGCGCGATGAAAAATGCCACAAGACCACGCCCGAAGAACTGGAAGCGGCGTTGGTGGGGGATTGGCGGGCGGAGCATTTGTTTGTCTTGAAGCAAGCCCGGGAGACTTACCAGCATCTGGCTGATCAAATCCAAGGGTGTGATCGGGAAATCGAGCGCACGCTGGCCCTGGTGGTGATCCCGGAGGTGACGCCGCCGCAAGAACCGGCGCCGAAGAATCCGCCGGGGGCCGAGAAGCCCCGGAAAAAGAAGGCCTTTAAGCCGGGCAAAGCCGGGACCGGCCTGCAGAAGGATTTGGGTCCGGAACTGCAGCGGATTTGTGGGGTGGATTTGACGCAGATCATCGGGTTGAACGTGCTGGGGGTGCTGATCATTCTGTCGGAGATTGGCCTGGATATGAGCCGCTGGCGCAGCGTCAAGGCCTTCTGCTCCTGGCTGGGGCTGTGTCCGGGCAACAAGATCAGCGGGGGCAAGGTCTTGAGCAGCCGCACTCCGCCGGTGGTCAACCGGGTCGCTATTCTGTTGCGCGCGGTCGCGCCGGCGGTGGGGCGTTCGGACACTTGGCTGGGGAGCTTCCATCGACGGATGCGCGCTCGGTTGGGCCCGGCGGGGGCCAACACCGCCACGGCCCGCAAACTGGCGGTGCTGATCTATCATTTGCTCAAATACAAGGAAGATTACATTGACGTGGATCGATTGATCTATGAGGAAAAACTGCATCGGATCCGCCTCAGCCGAGTGACCAAACAAGCTGCAGAACTGGGTTATGAACTGGTTAAAAGACCGATGGCTGGCTAAGAAGTTACTTGGAAGAATTGTATTCTGCGGGGCCTCTCCCAGTCCGAGCCCGCTGGGACTTGCCGGCGCCCTGCCGATTGGAAATCGGCGATACCGCAGATTGAAAATCTGCGCTACGGTTCTCCGGTCGATCTGTCGTCAATCCCACGGTCTGCACAGTAAGGGAAGAAATTCTCAGTTTGGCTGCGGTTGCGGCGCCGCGATTCGCCCGTAGTCTCGGCTTTGAGCCGGCTTGGCCGTTGGCCAGCAGAAGCCGAGACTACATGCGGGGCTGTGCCCAACCGATGGTGAGACGACGCAGGATCGGCTGCGCGGCAGCGCAGGCCTACCGGACGATCATGTCACGCCAAAGCGTTGGTTGAAGAAGGCTGCCTGGCGGTTGATCTGCGCCAGGGTCTGCTCCACCGGCGAAAACTCTCGAACAACGTTTCCTGGCTCGCCAGGACCGCGCGCTCCATCTTTCCCAGTTGTTCATCGATTCGCGAGG
The sequence above is a segment of the Verrucomicrobiota bacterium genome. Coding sequences within it:
- a CDS encoding IS110 family transposase translates to MRPAAKLPVINPHAAGIDIGSVEHWVCVPEDAVLERESNVRAFGAFTRDLDQLVEWLQECGVKTVAMESTGVFWIALAQKLEAAGIEVVLVNAKHLKYVPGRKTDLKDCQWLQQLHSYGLLNGSFRPTQDICALRSLMRHRENLGHSAGRAVQHMQQALQQMNVHLHHAVSDLDGQTGLRIVDAILAGQRDPKKLVELRDEKCHKTTPEELEAALVGDWRAEHLFVLKQARETYQHLADQIQGCDREIERTLALVVIPEVTPPQEPAPKNPPGAEKPRKKKAFKPGKAGTGLQKDLGPELQRICGVDLTQIIGLNVLGVLIILSEIGLDMSRWRSVKAFCSWLGLCPGNKISGGKVLSSRTPPVVNRVAILLRAVAPAVGRSDTWLGSFHRRMRARLGPAGANTATARKLAVLIYHLLKYKEDYIDVDRLIYEEKLHRIRLSRVTKQAAELGYELVKRPMAG